The Gemmatimonadota bacterium nucleotide sequence TATACGATGTACACACCGGGGCAGAACTGGATCTACTCACAGGGCATACGACGCCGGTTGAGAGTTTAGCGTTCAGTCCAGATGGAAAAACGCTCGCAAGTGGGGGAAGATGGAGTGACAGGACAATACGACTGTGGGATGTCGCAACATGGAAACTCAAAGCCACTCTCACAGGGCATACAAGCCGTATCTCAGATATGGCATTCAGTCCGGATAGCACCACACTCGCAAGTAGCAGTGGCGACAAGACAGTGCGGCTATGGGATGCACGCACAGGACAGCACAAAGCCACCCTCGCTGGACATACAAAAGCAGTCTATAGTGTAGCATTTAGTCCGGATGGAAGGACGCTGGCAACCGGGGGTGGTTGGGACGACAACACCATCCGGCTGTGGTATACAAGCACGGGCGAGATAAAAGCGACCCTTACTACTGGACTGACGGGTGGGGTTGAGGCACTCGCATTCAGTCCGGACGGCATCACCCTCGCAAGTGGAGGTGGTGGAAACGACAAGATACAACTGAGGGATGCACGGACAGGACAACTCAAAGGCAGCCTCACCACTGGACATACAGGTGGAGTTGAAACTTTAGCATTCAGTCCGGACGGAACAATACTTGCAAGTGGGGACCACAGTTGGAATGACGATACGATGCAACTGTGGTATACAAGCACGCGAGAGTTAAAAGCGACCCTCACACGTCATACGAGCGGGTTTGGAACGCTCGCATTCAGTCCGGACGGCACCACCCTCGCAAGTAGCAGTGGGGGCGAAATATGGTTGTGGGATGTTGCCACGGGACAATTCAAAGCACCTTTCGCAGCGCATAAGGGTAGCAGTTTAGATATATTGTTCAGTCCGGATGGCACCACACTCGCAACTGGAAGCGGGAAGGTAGTGATGTTATGGGAGGTTGCTACCTGGCAACCTAAAACCATCCTCAAGGGACATACGGACACCATTAGGACGATAGCGTTCAGTCCGGATGGTCGGACACTGGCGAGTGGGAGTTCAGACCACACAGTACGGCTATGGGACGTTACCACAGGACAATTCAAAACCGCCCTTATCGGGCATACGTACGGCATCAACAGTGTAGCGTTCAGTCCAGATGGTAACACGCTTGCCACTGCAAATGGACACTGGGACAGGACGTTGCGTCTCTGGGATGTCCACACAGGGCAACAGTACGCCACTTTTAGGTGGGGAATATCGACTATCACGAGTGTAGCATTTAGCCCAAATGGCTCGATTCTCGCGGCTGGGAGTACAGACAATACAATCCGGCTGTGGAATCCGGTCACAGGACAGCTTAAAGCCATGCTTACCGGGCATAGAGCTTTTATCAGAGATATAGTGTTCAGTCCGGACGGCACCATGGTGGCAAGTGGAAGTCAGGACAAAACGGTGGGACTGTGGGACGTTGCCACCGGGCAACTCAAAGCGACGCTTGCAGAACACACATACGATGTCTATAGTATCGCGTTCAGTCCGGATGGGCGGACACTCGCAAGCGGCGGCGGGGATAATATGGTACGCCTGTGGGACATCGCTACTGGTCGGCTTCAAGCCACCCTTATAGGGCATACGGTCGGTGTCCGTAGTGTAGTGTTCAATCCGGCTGGCACCATCCTCGCAAGTGGGAGTGCGGATGGCACAGTGCTCGTGTGGGAATTCACCCCTAGAACGAAACCCGGAGATATCAACCGCGATGGGGTGGTGAACATTTTGGATGTAACCTTCGTTGGATCAAACTTGGGACAAACAGGGCAGAATGATGCCGATGTCAACGGAGATGGCGTTGTTGATATTCTGGATCTCGTCAAGGTTGCTGCCGCGTTCAGCGACACGATGATTCCCACCGCACCAATCGCATTCCTGCTCCTTGCACGCGGGGAGAGAGGCGGTTCGTCAAATCTCAACCGAGAGGTAGTTCAGGAGTGGATCGATATGGCTCACACCGCAGATGACGGTTCCCTTGTCTATCGGCGCGGCATTGCCGTACTTGAACAACTTTTGGCAGCATTGCCACCGCGAGAGACAGCACTTTTGCCAAACTATCCCAATCCGTTCAATCCAGAGACGTGGATTCCGTATCGCCTCGCCCATGCCGCTGACGTAACCCTCACCATCTATGATACAAAGGGAGTGCCGGTACGTCGATTGGATTTGGGGCATCAGTCTGCGGGGTATTACACGGATCGGGTAAAGGCAGCCTATTGGGATGGTCGTAACGAGGGCGGAGAATCGGTCGCAAGCGGGGTTTACTTTTATAGCCTGTCAGCAGGGGATTACTCCGCAACGCGCAAGATGCTTATTGTGAAGTAGAATTGGCACCCGTAACCAATAAAGGGGGATATAGCCGATGAAAACAGTGCAATTTTCCATACTCACGCTTTTCTTTTTAGAAACACTTGCGTTCTTGCCAAATATCTACGCCCAAGACTACACCAAATGGAGTTTACCTGAAGGTGCAAAAGCACGTTTGGGCAAAGGGAACCTAACCGGGAGGATAGCGTATTCGTCGGAAGGCGATCTCCTGGCGGTTGCCAGCTCTATCGGAATTTGGATACACGATGCCGATACTGGCGCAACACTTGATCTCCTTACAGCACCTTCCCCAGTCTCAAATATAGTATTCAGCCCGGAGGGTAACACGATCGCAAGTGGAAGTTGGGACGACAACATGGTGCGCCTGTGGGACGTTACCACAGGACAACTTATGGCGACCCTTACGGGCCATACGTACGGTACTTATAGTGTTGCATTCAGTCCGGATG carries:
- a CDS encoding T9SS type A sorting domain-containing protein, giving the protein MKKAAFFGFSLLLISILFVSSTFAQDSPQWHLPKGATVRLGKGGIYDIAYSPDGKFLAVGASIGVWIYDVHTGAELDLLTGHTTPVESLAFSPDGKTLASGGRWSDRTIRLWDVATWKLKATLTGHTSRISDMAFSPDSTTLASSSGDKTVRLWDARTGQHKATLAGHTKAVYSVAFSPDGRTLATGGGWDDNTIRLWYTSTGEIKATLTTGLTGGVEALAFSPDGITLASGGGGNDKIQLRDARTGQLKGSLTTGHTGGVETLAFSPDGTILASGDHSWNDDTMQLWYTSTRELKATLTRHTSGFGTLAFSPDGTTLASSSGGEIWLWDVATGQFKAPFAAHKGSSLDILFSPDGTTLATGSGKVVMLWEVATWQPKTILKGHTDTIRTIAFSPDGRTLASGSSDHTVRLWDVTTGQFKTALIGHTYGINSVAFSPDGNTLATANGHWDRTLRLWDVHTGQQYATFRWGISTITSVAFSPNGSILAAGSTDNTIRLWNPVTGQLKAMLTGHRAFIRDIVFSPDGTMVASGSQDKTVGLWDVATGQLKATLAEHTYDVYSIAFSPDGRTLASGGGDNMVRLWDIATGRLQATLIGHTVGVRSVVFNPAGTILASGSADGTVLVWEFTPRTKPGDINRDGVVNILDVTFVGSNLGQTGQNDADVNGDGVVDILDLVKVAAAFSDTMIPTAPIAFLLLARGERGGSSNLNREVVQEWIDMAHTADDGSLVYRRGIAVLEQLLAALPPRETALLPNYPNPFNPETWIPYRLAHAADVTLTIYDTKGVPVRRLDLGHQSAGYYTDRVKAAYWDGRNEGGESVASGVYFYSLSAGDYSATRKMLIVK